A region of the Lycium barbarum isolate Lr01 chromosome 1, ASM1917538v2, whole genome shotgun sequence genome:
aaaaatacgggatataacaacagatgagttaattgttgcaacaaatcatacacttgttgaagaggttgcaacaagtcactaatccgtttcaacagatggatcagatgtttaagcaagttgcttagttgttgcaacagattaatcactttgtttgaattattgcaacaacttactcatatgttgctgcagatatctcatatgctgcaacaacttactcatatgttgcagcagatatctcatatgttgcaacaactcctccattgttgcaacatattcacgatattgatcacattgaactcctttgtttatactgaataacattgaattcattgtttatcactaaatatggttgaattaagtacttcacatcaaatcactctaatgatcactcgatttaggaaGAATACACTTAGAGTTGCCAatctaatccatgaaattactatctaatccattaaggatgttagtatatatatatatatatatatatattcatcactaaaaatcattgattttctttgtttaacactaaatttgggtgaatcaagtagctcacatcaaatcactctaatgatcactcaatTTAGTCCATACTAagtagtagatcatctttcctgactcaaaatatatcaaatttattaagtattatacattgatcactaaatatcgttgatttcctttgtttatcactaaatatgggtgaatcaagtagtttgcatcaaatcactctaatgatcattcGACTTAGTGcctactgacttagtagatcatctttcctgactcaaactactatcaaattgattaagtattatatatggatcactaaatatagttgatttcatttgtttatcactaaatatcgttgatttcatttgttgatcactaaatatgggtgaataaagtagttcacatcaattcactctaatgataattggatttagtgcatactgacttagtcgATCATCTTTCCTGACATAAAATACCattaaattgattaagtattatatattgatcactacttatcgttgatttcctttgtttatcactaaatatcattgattccctttgttgatcactaaatatgggtggatcaagtagtatctgttgcaacaagtgtactatctgttgcaacaactgtagtacTATTGCAGCAAATGACATAGTTGTTAAACaggtccttactcttgttggataaaacacaacaagttacctagtttctgtaacaagtcactccacttgttggaaaaatcccaacatgtaacttagttgctgcaacaaggccTGTCAGTTGTTGCAATAGATTGTTTACTTGTTGGAAATCTTTTAGAAGTTGGATAAAACACAAActactagttgttgcaacaagtcctgttacttgttggataaaacccaacaagttacagagctgttgtcacaccctaatctccctagggtgtgacgggcacccgacccttacttagggccgagcgaaccctcagacccttagtgcacatataatcttcttagacttttaaatcaaataaagatgaaatacatagtaaagctttcagaaatattctttttctttgttctcaaatcaaacaaaatctgtaaccatatggaatttatcacatactacagaataacacatcggctgatggagccagttacaacactgacattctatacccacgactctgtctgcaaagtctctaacttcgaacgaaacatcatagcataatactctgacccggcaacactccagggcaaatggagcttgccaatccagctgaagcatcttctagcaatgtgctttactcatctgggtgtacctgcgtggcatgaaacgcagcccccgaagaaagggggtcagtacggaatatgtactgagcatgtaaggcatggaatacagaaaagaggatcataactgaaacagagatttaccagaatcaagtatgaccttttaaaacatcaaagcacttgcctttttaaatgaaatcatgcatatccacatcatatcatatatacagataacgtgtcccggccctccagtgagggacttggtggataaatcatacatgtccacatcatatatcatatatgcgtaacgtgtcccggccctcacgtgagggactcggtggatagaatcatgcatgtcaatgtcatatatcatgtatacatataacgtgtcccggccctctattgagggactcggtggatcatatatacataacgtgtctcggccctctattgcgggtctcagtgaataaagtcatcatatgtcatcctggccgccatccccatatcatcatatcatcatatacatatacatataacgtgtcccggcccgcaagtgagagggactgggtgaacaatgcagtggaatgcgcacgataacatacccggcccgagactcggtgaatagacatattggggcttgcacgaacagagtcgtgagaaactatatgcatataaatcaagactcgatagataaatatacttaccgacatctgaaggctcagaaacaagtttcgggtcaatccgacttagtatgagaaagttatgagcgtttgaagtacagaaccttctacgaacatttcagaagccatttttggaaaaatcgaagcaacaatcatatcaagtacctttcggatatcgtatggatcaaatcaaatatagcttttggaatcatatgtacatatcaaaatgtaccaaagacttaacggaataatcaaacgtgctatcatttgaaaatcaagatattagccatatcacttatctctcgaatgccaattcggaaacatatcaagtagatattcggacaacatagatacgcatcaaaatcatatgaaacagcttatggaaatcaaggatattagccatcctagtgactctaagaataggaatttctttgcaatcatacatatacgtcatttgttcgtttcataaagatcatgccaaaagaaagaaagggtaagccttacatacctgctccacgtcctattagctacgcttattcgtccaaacttgctagtctacattcaagagaattgacatcatcattagattcatcgacatatacttgtcttagtctttcaaatggaTTCATTTattttctaccgaaatttcggcagcatttcccctgtaaatacaccatccccgaggatctaactcggccaatttatcaacaacaatccgagaattcaactcggccaaattatcaacaacaatatcaacaatcacatctctaacttcaacaattatttcaaatgcattctaacactagcaattctttctacacgattcaacgacatttcatttttattcaattcaatcacatatattcaaactaacaccaatgatcccacattcaagtatttatccgaaatcattctaacatgattcaagaatacttcaaacaattcacataatattcacaacgactcaatcaacatactacttcacccggaatcttccaaattccacaagaacactaacaacacatttcctttcttccaaattcataaactacaccaccaatctatactttagcaataacattcatacaaatgtaaggaaccatactagtatcacattatcttcttcaacaatcccataacgattacaaattcatttcaatccatccaaccttcattctcatcatggaatccacatctataacaatcaaaatactaaataaaaattaattcatcattcctacacaacataacatatacacggccaacaccctaacacaccaaattcatgattttcatccatttctacacactacaacatatacaaaccatccataacatatgaaagagaagattgaacacatacctttttcactcaacttcttcattcggctaggcttatgagttgtccaaatgaatgctttgcttgttccaacaactactccatgttaataagggccttctaattagttgaattgctagaagaaaataattttccttgatcaatttccatggaccaaattttgatagccatggccgaatggtctcttatgtttcttgctttctccaagtttcttcatctttctaaaagatgaagataaatatgtcttatattttttttccaccatttatctctctctctatatatatatatattagcccctcaagtaagaatatggacacatggccatgggtggggccaACTCTttatgtcacacggccaaagtggcattttcaagaattttcttgaacattttgtgaaatttccgttttgcccctagccttccacaatattaccatgggccaccttgtgaattttcctttttacccttagcctttctcaatatttccatactaatgaacaatttgtatattaaaataatttggaaaatagtcttacccttaacttctcacaattatcttgaattatccgaacgtacaaaatacgggctataacagctgttgcaacagattcactacttgttggaaattgtccagcaatttattaacaacaatacaCACATTTATGATTGGacacgatcaacatatcatataaatcAAGTTCACAAGCACCAAGAACATAAATTaccattctaaaaaagaacaacattaaaatgtcataaagttccaacagataactattattacaacacggtgcaattaacaactatggagcatttcggcttggacaacaactacaaatctgttggatatcttctacaaacagaaccaaataattgaagttatgtccaacagatgattgagtcgttgcaacagattgtctacttgttacaaaaagtgtagaacttgttgcaacaactacaaatctgttggttatcttctacaaacaaaatcagataaataccaggacaagaacaaaaaaaatcatCAGTTGGATATCTTTTCCTAAACCCTAAACCATACCAGGAAAATAACAGAAGaaccatctatttcactacaaatTAGACGTGGGCATAAACACCGAAAATCGAAAAAACagaccgaaccgaattaattcgatTTTTCGgtatttcggttcggtttcggattTTTTTTATGACAAATTCGGTGTCTCGGTTCGGTGTATGGTTTCGGGTCAACGGTTCTTCGGTATTTCGGTTtaaccgatttttttttttttttgaagatttactacatgaatacaattttttttacaaCACTCAGTCCACTCTCTCAGGCCCAAATTAATGTATATGATTAATAAAGAAGCTTCTAAATTCCAGAAGCCATCAAAGATTCAACTGGAAAATTTTCCATTCAAAAATCCAAAGGGCCTACAAGAATGGAACAAATTATTCGGAGATTATAATGCAAAATAGGAGACAATTGATAATAATCACAAAAAGATTTTGCTTATTGTCGGATGTTTGGTTCATCATATTAAAATTTGGTCGTGAGATGTACTATTTAGAACATCTATAGGTTTAAATTGGATAAATAAATTTGTCTTCAATAATACTCGTGGCCTATATTAAATCATTTTTTCCAATCTGGGATTGGTTTTTATACCATCTTGATCAAAATAATTAGctgaatgtatataaatgattatCAGACAAATAATACTTTTAAGaggaagataaaataaagcatacaAGAATATGGTCTactaattcggtgcggtgttcggtATTGAAAAAAACTGAATtagaaaaatcgaaaccgaaccgaaccgaactaattcggtgcggtgttcggtgtccactttcaaaaaatcgGAACCGAAAAAACGAACGCCCACCCTTacacaaacacacaacaacaacatgaattttatccaaacttttcctaaacccccAACTTCTAAAACTTGAGTCAccctcaattaaaaaaaaaaaaaaaaagagtcaccTTAATTAAAGCCCTTTGAGTCCACAGATTTTGGGAAAATTCACCTCCGAGTCCAGTCCCCTTGTGAATGGAAAGCTGTTGTCAGTTGTAGGATCATTCCCATCACCCGCGTGTACAACTGTAAAGACAAAATATGTGATCTACATGCTCTTTATTCACTCTTATAAATACTCACCTCTCCACATTTCTCTCTTAACTACAAATCTTGACTCTTATTTTTAATCTTCCACATCAAGAAAAAAGAAATCTTCCTTGTATTTTCTTTATCTAGTCCAAACACAGATCTACTCTCTCTTTTTAGGTAAGCCTCAATTTTCACATTTCTCTAGTAAATTTAAAAGAATGCAACTTTTTTGAgaaaaagattcaattttttgTTTACCCTTTTGATTTTCTTGGTTTTGCAGGTTGACAATCTTGGATTATAATGTCGACAGTGCATTCTAATGGAAATGTTGATTCACAAAATGCAAAGCCATTCAAGATTTTCATAGGTTATGATCCCCGTGAAGATGTTGCATATGAGGTCTGTCGTTATTCTCTTCTAAAAAGATCTTCAATCCCACTTGAAAtcataccaattaaacaatctgagttaagggaaaaagggtTATACTGGCGTGAAAGAGGGAAATTGGAAAGCACTGAGTTTTCATTTACACGTTTCTTGACACCCCATTTGGCTAATTTTGAAGGGTGGGCTATGTTTGTTGATTGTGATTTCTTGTACTTAGGTGATATTAAAGAATTAAGAGATATGGTTGATGATAAATATGCTGTAATGTGTGTACAACATAATTATGCACCGAAAGAGACAACAAAAATGGATGGGGCAGTACAAACTGTGTATCCTAGGAAGAATTGGTCATCAATGGTTCTTTATAATTGTGGGCATCCAAAGAATAAGGTACTTACACCTGAGATAGTGAATAAAGAATCTGGTGCATTTCTTCATAGGTTTATGTGGTTGGAAGATGGGGAAATCGGGGAAGTTCCGTTCGTTTGGAACTTCCTCGTGGGGCATAATAAGGTTGTTGAGGGTGATCCAACTACATTTCCTAAGTCAATTCATTATACACTTGGTGGACCTTGGTTTGAGGCTTGGAAGGATTGTGAATTTGGAGATTTGTGGATAAAGGAACTCGAGGAGTACAAGAAGGCGACAGAGAAGAAGGCGGATTAGGCCAATGTAGTGAATGGTATCGTTTTATTTCCACAGTTTTTAGTTAACTAATTGATTCGTTACATGCATCTTCAGATGTTTCAGGGCTATGCTTCCTTGATTTAGTATTCCATGTTGTTTTGAGATGTAACAGATTCATTCTAAATCAAATACTTTGTATTCTAGTTTTACAAATTTTAGTTAGTAAGCAGTTTTACAGTCATATCTTTGTATTTTGATTGTAATAGATTTGTTAAGGAAAGAATAAGAGCATCTCGATCTTTGAATGATTTGTCAAGTGTGCTTACTTGATGTTACGATTTAGCAACCCTGTTTTTCAATCATATCTTTGTGTTGTACTTGTAACAGATTCGTCTAAGGAAAGAATAAGATCATTCCAATATTTTAATGATTTACAAAGTACGCTTCTGGTtacttgattttgtaaatgagtTGGCTTTTGTCCCTTCCCTCATGGAGAGAGGATATTTTGTTGCTTTTGATCAATTCTGTAATTTGGTCGTGTCAAA
Encoded here:
- the LOC132598536 gene encoding protein CDI-like, encoding MSTVHSNGNVDSQNAKPFKIFIGYDPREDVAYEVCRYSLLKRSSIPLEIIPIKQSELREKGLYWRERGKLESTEFSFTRFLTPHLANFEGWAMFVDCDFLYLGDIKELRDMVDDKYAVMCVQHNYAPKETTKMDGAVQTVYPRKNWSSMVLYNCGHPKNKVLTPEIVNKESGAFLHRFMWLEDGEIGEVPFVWNFLVGHNKVVEGDPTTFPKSIHYTLGGPWFEAWKDCEFGDLWIKELEEYKKATEKKAD